In Mammaliicoccus sp. Marseille-Q6498, the genomic stretch GATTAATGTATCAACAGCTGCTTTCATTGATTCTACACCTGCAGCAGCTTGTGTTTGACGTTTACGACCTTCAAAGCTGAATGGACGAGTAACAACACCAACTGTTAAAGCACCCATTTCTTTAGCAATTTTAGCAACAACTGGCGCAGCCCCTGTACCAGTTCCGCCACCCATTCCAGCAGTTACGAATACCATATCCGCACCTTGGATTGCATCTTCTATTTGTTCACGAGATTCTTCAGCAGCTTTTTTACCTATTTCAGGATTAGCACCTGCACCTAAACCACGTGTTAATTTTTCACCGATTTGAATTTTAGATGAAGCTTTTGATAAATTCAAAGCTTGACCATCTGTGTTAATTGAAATAAATTCAACATTATTCATACCGTGATCTATCATACGGTTAACAGCGTTGTTACCGCCACCACCAACACCAATTACTTTTAAAGTAGCTAAATGATTAAACCCTTGCTCAAATTCTAACATTTATTATCCTCCTAATCTTTATGACCCATCAATCAAATAACGATTTCATTAATTTTTTAAATGCACTTGGCTTCTCTTCTTGATTTACCGACTCATAATTCTCTTCAGAATAATTGTCGTTTTCAGGATTTGAAGCTTTTGCGTCATTATTTTTATCTTTGTTTGATTTCTTTTTAAACCATTGTTCGTAAGGTTTCCCTTTAGTTTCTTGATTTACATCTTCATATGTTTCTTCTTCTATATTATCCGCATCATAATTATTCATTGTAACATAATCTAGTAGCTCATCAAAGTTAATTCCACTAGATATTGTAGATATACTTGACGTGAATTCTGGCTTACGAATACCCATTTGAGTTGGTGTGTGTACACGTACTTTTTCGTTCACCATATCTTGTAGTAATTCTTTAATACCTAATAAGTTAGAAGAACCACCTGTTACAATAAATCCACCATTTACATTTGCAATCCCCATGTCTTGTAGTAAGTCGAATACTTCAAAGAATATTTCTTCCACTCTTGATTCAATTATTTCACTAAGTTCTTTCTGAGTGAATTGAGCATGACCATCTTCATTAATCTGCTCAACACTAAAGACATCTTGATCTGATGCTGAATCATAAAACGCATGTCCATATTGTTGTTTAATTTTTTCAGCACTGTCATATGTAGTATTTAATGATTTGGCGATGTCAGTTGTAATACTTCTACCAGCCATTTCGATTGTATCAGCATCAACTAGATTCCCTCTTTCATAGAAACCTACTTGAGTTAAATCTTCACCTATATCGATAACACAAGCGCCAAGTTCTACTTCTGTTGGAGATAATACTGATTGGTAGTTGTATGCATCAGAAAATACTTCTAATACATCTACACCACAAGATTCAACACATTTAATTATATTTATTAATAATGATTTTGAAGTTGCAATAACGCCAGCTTCAACTTTTAATGACTGTGTCGCAACCATTTCTTTAGGGTCAGACACTTCATGTAAGTCATCCACAATAAATTTCATTGGAAAGACTCCGATTACTTCTGTTTCTGGTACATCATTTAATCCCCTTATACCTTCTAAGACAGATTCTATATGACTACCATTAATTTCTGTTTCTGTACCTTCAAACGGTATTTCAAATTTTTCGTCGTATATTTCAGTATTCACGATAGGCATTTTCAAGAAAACTTCTTTAATGTCAACACCAGAAGCAATTGCTGCTTTTTTGATTGTGTCTTTAATTGCTTGTTTAGCTATATCAAAATCGTCTATACAACCATTTCTAATGCCATTAGTAAACGTTTGCCCTGTACCTATCACGTTAATGCCATTATGAAATTTCTCTCCTACTATTACTTTTACACTCGATGAACCTATATCTAAACTGATATAATAATGTTCCTCCATCGATAGGCACCTCCTCTAACACATGATAATCAAATTTACACTATTACTAGTTTACATGATTGATGATTTAATGTGAACTAATAACAGGTTTATTTATTGATTTTTTTGCTTGTTATGTTGATTTCTCAGTTGATTTAGGTTTTTCCTCTGATTTATCAAGTTCTTTAGATAAATCTTGCAATGCTTGATCTAATTTTTTTTGTTCTGATTTAGCATCTGCGTTTTGTTTTGATTCTTTCTGTGATCTTTCAGATTGTTGCTCTTTCGTCTCATATGGTAAGAAAGTTGCACCAACTTGTAAATCTAAAAATCCAGGTGTTTTTAGTTGTCCAGAATTATCTCTTTCCAATTTATCCGATATACTTGGGTAATAATTAATTTTTTTTGCAAAAGTTTGTATATCTCCTACAACTTCGACATTATCTGTCATAAACAATTGTATCCTATTTTGATTATTTTCACCTGGTTTATAATTTATTTCAGACATCATACTTCTAACTTTCGGTTTAACTTTTTTCAGTTCAGGTAAAATTTTATTTAATTTTTTTGAACTAAAATCATTTAAAATGGGTACATCAACTGGTAATTCAGTTGATAAATTTTTTATTGTTGAACCATTTTCTAATAAAGGTTGATACCCCTTTTTCTTTTTGATTAAACCAACAGTCTCGTATTCATTAACGCTCACGGTTAAATCGTTTGGAAAGTGACGTTTTATTTCTACACTTTTAATACCTTCAATTTTTTCGATTTTAGATTTCATATCACTCATTGGTAAATTATATAGTCTAGAATCTGAATTTATATTTAAAGCTTTATTTATGTCTGTCTTAGATACAATTTTTTCACCTTTAATATCGACTTTGTCAACTTTGCTAATATCTGTAAACATATACAATACAATTAATAGAACAAGAAGTATAACACCTATGAATACGCCTAATTGAATTTGACGTCTACGTTTTCTTTTTATTTTCATAGTTTTCAAACGTTCGTCTTCAGTAGTCGTATCAAATTGCAATATATCCTCATTTTTTTCAGAACTTTTATTCACAGATGTCACTCCTTTTTATACAATTTCTAAAATGTAGGTAAATGTTTTTGGAAACTTTCAATGAATTCATTCCCTCTTGCTTCGAAAGTATCATATTGATCCCAACTTGCGCACGCTGGTGATAATAATACAACATCATTTGATTGAATATAATCTTGTATGATATCTACAGCGTCTTTTACGTCTTTAGCTTGAATAACTTCCTTACCTTGACTAGCACCTAGCGTTTTAAGTTTATCTTTCGTTTCACCAAACGTAACCATTAAACGTACTTTTTCCATATAAGGTATTAAGTCATCAAAGTCATTACCTCTATCTAATCCCCCGCATAACCAAATAATTGGAGCATTAAATGAACTTAATGCAAATCTTGTTGCTAAAGTATTAGTCGCTTTAGAATCATTATAATATTTATTTCCTTTATTATTACCAACATATTGCAATCTATGTTTAATGCCTGAGAATGACGTTAATGTAAGTATGATTGATTTCAAATCTACTCCAGATATTATTGATACCAATACGGCGCCTAACACATTCTCTAAATTATGTTTACCAGGTAGAACAATGTCATTGATATGAATAATTCGTACACCGTTATATACAACATACTCATCTTTAATATATATGCCTTCTACTTCTTGTTGAGTAGAAAAATATAATATTTTAGATTTAATTTCATCTGTATTGATTAAGTGACGTTGCTCATAATTAAAGATTAAATAATCTTCTTCTGTTTGATTTCTAAATATGTTCTTTTTAGCATTTTGATATTCATCTAATGTTCCGTGATAATCTAAATGAGCCGAGTATATATTCGTTACAATTGCGATATGTGGCTTATATTTAATCGTTCCTAAAAGTTGAAATGACGATAGTTCCGTTATTAAGTAATCATCTTTTGTTACGTCTTGAGCAACTTTTGATGCAACAACGCCGATATTACCTGAAACTTGTCCATTAACTTTACTGTTACTAAACATATCACCAATTAACGATGTCACGGTAGTCTTACCATTTGTACCCGTTATACCTATTATTGGCGCTTCTGAAATATAATAACTCAACTCAATTTCAGTTATGATTTCCAGTCCTTTATTTTCTGCTTCTTGAAGAAGTGGAATACTATAAGGTATACCAGGATTTTTAACAATAATAGGATTGCTGTTTAACAGACTTAAAGGATGTTCCCCACTAATTACTGTTATACCTTGATTCATAAGTTCAACAGCATGAGGATCATTACTTAAATCTTTACCATCATTTACTGTGACATTCGCGCCAAGTTTCTGACATAGTTTCGCACTTTCATATCCACTTTTTGCTAAACCTAAAATAAGTACATCTCTATCTTTCAGCGCTTCATAATTTTTCATATCACATTACTCCAATCCAAAGCCCTATTGCTCCTGTAATAATTCCAGTAAGCCAGAACACTAAAACTATTTTCCATTCACTCCAACCTACTAATTCGAAATGATGATGTAATGGACTCATTTTAAATATTCTTTTACCTGTCAGTTTATATGAAGTTACTTGTAACATTACTGATAATGTTTCAATAACAAAAACTAAACCAATAAATAATAAAGTAATTTCTTGATTTAACATAATTGATACTGTTGCGAAAATACCACCTAAAGCTAAGCTCCCAGTATCACCCATAAATACTTTAGCAGGATATTTATTAAAGATTAAGAATCCAAATAAACTTGCTAACATGATTAAACAGAAAATACCGATTTCCGGTTTATCTAAAATAAATGATAATGTTGCATAAAATGCAAAAGCGATGATAGATAATCCAGTAGATAAACCATCTAATCCATCAGTTAAGTTAACAGCATTACTAAATCCAACTTGCCAAAATACAATAAAGACAATATAAAGTACTGACAATGGAAGAGACCAATCTGTGAACGGAATGTTGATAGCCGTTTCAAAATCATAGTTTGGCAAGAGTAGGCTAACGATATAAAATACTACCGCTATTCCTATCTGTGCAAAGAACTTTTG encodes the following:
- the ftsA gene encoding cell division protein FtsA, with protein sequence MEEHYYISLDIGSSSVKVIVGEKFHNGINVIGTGQTFTNGIRNGCIDDFDIAKQAIKDTIKKAAIASGVDIKEVFLKMPIVNTEIYDEKFEIPFEGTETEINGSHIESVLEGIRGLNDVPETEVIGVFPMKFIVDDLHEVSDPKEMVATQSLKVEAGVIATSKSLLINIIKCVESCGVDVLEVFSDAYNYQSVLSPTEVELGACVIDIGEDLTQVGFYERGNLVDADTIEMAGRSITTDIAKSLNTTYDSAEKIKQQYGHAFYDSASDQDVFSVEQINEDGHAQFTQKELSEIIESRVEEIFFEVFDLLQDMGIANVNGGFIVTGGSSNLLGIKELLQDMVNEKVRVHTPTQMGIRKPEFTSSISTISSGINFDELLDYVTMNNYDADNIEEETYEDVNQETKGKPYEQWFKKKSNKDKNNDAKASNPENDNYSEENYESVNQEEKPSAFKKLMKSLFD
- a CDS encoding FtsQ-type POTRA domain-containing protein, giving the protein MNKSSEKNEDILQFDTTTEDERLKTMKIKRKRRRQIQLGVFIGVILLVLLIVLYMFTDISKVDKVDIKGEKIVSKTDINKALNINSDSRLYNLPMSDMKSKIEKIEGIKSVEIKRHFPNDLTVSVNEYETVGLIKKKKGYQPLLENGSTIKNLSTELPVDVPILNDFSSKKLNKILPELKKVKPKVRSMMSEINYKPGENNQNRIQLFMTDNVEVVGDIQTFAKKINYYPSISDKLERDNSGQLKTPGFLDLQVGATFLPYETKEQQSERSQKESKQNADAKSEQKKLDQALQDLSKELDKSEEKPKSTEKST
- the murD gene encoding UDP-N-acetylmuramoyl-L-alanine--D-glutamate ligase — protein: MKNYEALKDRDVLILGLAKSGYESAKLCQKLGANVTVNDGKDLSNDPHAVELMNQGITVISGEHPLSLLNSNPIIVKNPGIPYSIPLLQEAENKGLEIITEIELSYYISEAPIIGITGTNGKTTVTSLIGDMFSNSKVNGQVSGNIGVVASKVAQDVTKDDYLITELSSFQLLGTIKYKPHIAIVTNIYSAHLDYHGTLDEYQNAKKNIFRNQTEEDYLIFNYEQRHLINTDEIKSKILYFSTQQEVEGIYIKDEYVVYNGVRIIHINDIVLPGKHNLENVLGAVLVSIISGVDLKSIILTLTSFSGIKHRLQYVGNNKGNKYYNDSKATNTLATRFALSSFNAPIIWLCGGLDRGNDFDDLIPYMEKVRLMVTFGETKDKLKTLGASQGKEVIQAKDVKDAVDIIQDYIQSNDVVLLSPACASWDQYDTFEARGNEFIESFQKHLPTF
- the mraY gene encoding phospho-N-acetylmuramoyl-pentapeptide-transferase, which translates into the protein MNFTLPVIAFLLTLILVPVLIPTLKKLKFGQSIREEGPKSHMKKTGTPTMGGLTFLLSTIIVTIIALFYVDQVGPLILLLFVTIGFGLIGFIDDYIIVVKKNNQGLTSKQKFFAQIGIAVVFYIVSLLLPNYDFETAINIPFTDWSLPLSVLYIVFIVFWQVGFSNAVNLTDGLDGLSTGLSIIAFAFYATLSFILDKPEIGIFCLIMLASLFGFLIFNKYPAKVFMGDTGSLALGGIFATVSIMLNQEITLLFIGLVFVIETLSVMLQVTSYKLTGKRIFKMSPLHHHFELVGWSEWKIVLVFWLTGIITGAIGLWIGVM